In Acyrthosiphon pisum isolate AL4f unplaced genomic scaffold, pea_aphid_22Mar2018_4r6ur Scaffold_21674;HRSCAF=24568, whole genome shotgun sequence, a single genomic region encodes these proteins:
- the LOC103309040 gene encoding uncharacterized protein LOC103309040 — MSILCTVEQNPKTPSRCLPTSCRTLFEAQVTSDFPTVHELFAFVKSRVSILERVQDLQVSKPVQSSSRSSGQPRQEKGSLRKTEKTPQSSFVNAAPPPSSKPQCMCCGKGKHALPLCNKFKGWSKDARSKWARERKLCFRCLAEGHWTPKCKSSIVCSQCSRKHHTLVHTDAVTAIAKKEDTVPVADQTASASTSCVGQLESHSVLLGTALVQVRDHGGTLHTVRALIDSASQMSAITSSCTTRLGLRVSCWTAPVTGLSGASVPNTLGIVECNVQPRYAEEPVFPVKAWVFSTITASMPRQPLSRAVAEKYRHLALADPSFTIPGDIDLLLGADIFAQVLDGKRVSVGEAWPVAFGSVFGWIIIGPVPYATSKSPHSCPTSMLNCISVESLLDKFWRVEEPEVAPEVFTEEGQCESMFRSGCIRSSSGRFTVPLPFRQPPDDDVFRGSRTVALKRFEYLERKLSADHRLRGLYTQFMSEYSSLGHMSLASSPGAYFIPHHAVYRPSETDPKIRVVFDASARAFSGTSLNNCLLSGPKLQRDVVDVLLLFRLLRYVFTTDICKMYRQILIAPEQRKYQHILWRESPHDQLQEYQLNTVTYGVNCAPYLAIRVLQQIADSDCADFPSVRKALLFHTYVDDICVGADSEEAAVELQSALITVLGRAGLELKKWSSNTQSVLNNVPPEDKVSGELPFDEGDGVKVLGLRWSPRDDSFGYGFQNEKMVATKRGMLSLIARIFDPLGLLSPVVFFAKHLMKLVWKANVSWDEQLPMSINEVWHQFVSELPELQRVCIPRFVNTRSGIRVILCGFCDASERGYAAVVYIRSENSSGTPFVSLLGSKTKLAPMAASTIPRLELCGAVLLAKWMSRIKSTLNAEVEVIETHAWSDSTIVLNWLAVRHVIFKIFVSNRIHQVQSLLPDCQWHHITSENNPADCASRGLSPSELVDNVLYWNGPTFLRSPTAEWVVRVPFIESDQLPEAKMENPVVLLAETEPEWYSRFSSYVHMIRVVAHVRRFISLCCHRPQVFECYLTRGELDLALWSVVRFSQQSFFGKLHHELSCSKPISTRNVARLRPFLDDNGIIRVGGRLSNAELSIEQRHPVLLAKSSHLSILLVRHWHDLTGHSGPRVMTALLGRQYWIMSLGTLIRTVISHCTRCVRLSATNPQPIMADLPRSRVTECRPFSRVGIDYAGPLLMKEHRLRKARQYKVYVAVFVCFVVKAVHLEVVSDLSTDAFIAALNRFVARRGLPVDIYSDCGTNFVGAAAQLKELVNHPDNQGRLSATIQSVWHFNPPGAPHFGGLWEAAVKSAKSLLVRIMGEHTFTLEEFNTILCRVEAILNSRPLVPGSTDPNEVDYLSPGHFLIGQPLLAVPEEPISPSQHSLSNRWKLINQCAQAFWRRWRDEYLQTLQTRGRWTADAPNLVVDDIVIVKDPQSPPLTWRMARILETVPGADGVVRVVRLRTPTGILTRPVAKVVKLFTA, encoded by the exons ATGTCCATATTATGCACAGTTGAACAAAACCCGAAAACCC CCTCGCGCTGCCTGCCAACTTCATGCAGGACGCTGTTCGAAGCGCAGGTGACGTCTGATTTCCCTACTGTTCATGAACTTTTCGCATTTGTCAAGTCGCGTGTGTCTATCCTTGAACGAGTTCAGGATCTTCAAGTTTCAAAACCAGTCCAATCGTCGTCACGTTCTTCAGGCCAACCGCGCCAAGAAAAGGGTAGTCTCcgaaaaacagaaaaaactcCGCAGTCATCTTTTGTTAATGCAGCACCACCGCCGTCATCAAAGCCCCAATGCATGTGTTGTGGTAAGGGCAAACATGCGTTACCGTTGTGTAACAAATTTAAAGGGTGGTCCAAAGACGCCCGGTCGAAATGGGCCCGAGAGCGCAAGTTATGCTTTCGATGCCTGGCGGAGGGTCATTGGACCCCTAAGTGTAAATCATCAATAGTATGTTCTCAGTGCTCACGCAAACACCACACATTGGTCCATACAGATGCAGTCACCGCAATCGCCAAGAAGGAAGATACCGTCCCTGTTGCTGATCAGACAGCGTCCGCGTCGACTTCTTGTGTTGGACAGCTTGAGTCTCATTCTGTATTGCTGGGTACAGCACTCGTTCAGGTTCGTGACCATGGAGGTACCCTACATACTGTTCGTGCTTTAATTGACTCTGCGTCTCAAATGAGTGCTATCACGTCATCATGCACGACTCGTCTTGGGTTACGTGTATCGTGTTGGACGGCGCCGGTGACTGGGTTGTCTGGTGCGTCGGTTCCTAATACTCTTGGTATTGTAGAATGTAACGTGCAGCCTCGGTATGCTGAGGAACCGGTGTTCCCTGTTAAGGCATGGGTGTTCTCGACGATCACAGCAAGTATGCCGCGACAACCGTTGTCTCGCGCTGTAGCTGAAAAGTACCGACATTTAGCGTTAGCTGACCCTTCATTTACAATTCCTGGTGACATTGACCTGTTGTTGGGTGCAGACATATTTGCCCAGGTCTTGGATGGCAAACGTGTGTCTGTTGGTGAGGCTTGGCCAGTCGCGTTTGGTTCCGTCTTCGGGTGGATCATCATCGGACCTGTTCCATATGCTACTTCGAAATCACCACACTCATGCCCCACATCGATGTTGAATTGCATTTCTGTCGAATCATTACTCGACAAGTTTTGGAGGGTAGAAGAGCCTGAGGTAGCACCCGAAGTATTCACCGAGGAAGGTCAATGTGAATCAATGTTTCGTTCGGGGTGCATTCGTTCCAGTTCCGGCCGTTTTACAGTTCCTCTCCCCTTTCGCCAACCCCCGGATGACGACGTTTTCCGCGGTTCCCGTACGGTTGCGCTCAAGCGGTTTGAGTATTTGGAGAGGAAGCTGTCCGCTGACCACAGACTCCGTGGACTATACACTCAATTCATGTCAGAGTACAGCTCATTAGGGCACATGTCGCTCGCTTCTAGTCCTGGAGCGTACTTTATACCGCACCATGCTGTGTACCGACCGTCAGAAACGGATCCGAAAATTCGTGTTGTATTTGATGCGTCTGCCCGAGCTTTTAGTGGCACGTCATTAAACAATTGTCTATTATCTGGTCCAAAGTTGCAACGTGACGTCGTGGACGTGTTGCTTCTGTTCCGTTTGTTGAGGTATGTTTTCACAACAGACATTTGCAAAATGTACCGACAAATTTTGATTGCCCCGGAACAACGTAAATACCAACACATTCTTTGGCGTGAGTCGCCACACGATCAGCTGCAAGAATACCAACTTAATACGGTCACATATGGTGTAAATTGTGCACCGTACCTCGCCATTCGTGTATTACAACAAATTGCTGATTCCGACTGTGCTGATTTTCCTTCCGTCCGCAAAGCACTATTGTTTCACACGTATGTAGACGACATATGCGTTGGTGCCGATTCCGAGGAAGCTGCGGTAGAATTGCAGTCTGCGCTGATCACCGTCCTCGGGCGAGCTGGATTGGAACTTAAGAAGTGGTCTAGCAATACTCAATCTGTTCTGAACAACGTGCCTCCGGAGGACAAAGTCAGCGGCGAATTGCCATTTGATGAAGGCGACGGTGTAAAAGTATTGGGTCTCCGTTGGAGTCCACGCGACGATTCGTTTGGTTACGGATTTCAGAACGAAAAGATGGTGGCTACAAAAAGAGGAATGTTATCGTTGATAGCCCGAATATTTGACCCGTTAGGCCTTTTATCACCTGTTGTTTTCTTTGCGAAACATTTAATGAAACTGGTGTGGAAGGCTAACGTTTCCTGGGACGAACAATTACCAATGTCCATCAATGAAGTTTGGCACCAATTTGTGTCCGAATTGCCAGAATTACAAAGAGTTTGTATTCCACGTTTTGTTAACACGCGCTCGGGCATTCGTGTTATACTATGTGGTTTCTGCGATGCGTCTGAGCGTGGATACGCGGCTGTTGTTTATATCCGATCTGAGAATTCGTCTGGTACCCCCTTCGTGTCCCTATTGGGTTCTAAAACCAAACTAGCCCCGATGGCTGCGTCAACGATTCCACGGTTAGAGTTATGCGGCGCAGTTCTGCTAGCGAAGTGGATGTCTCGCATCAAGAGTACATTAAATGCGGAGGTGGAAGTCATCGAAACTCACGCTTGGTCTGACTCCACAATCGTACTCAATTGGTTAGCCGTACGCCATGTGATATTCAAGATCTTCGTGTCCAATAGGATCCATCAAGTGCAATCGCTATTGCCGGATTGTCAGTGGCACCACATAACTTCAGAAAACAATCCAGCTGATTGTGCGTCAAGAGGATTGTCACCTTCCGAATTAGTGGACAATGTATTGTATTGGAACGGTCCCACTTTTCTCAGGTCACCAACGGCTGAATGGGTTGTCCGTGTTCCTTTCATCGAGTCAGATCAGCTCCCCGAAGCCAAGATGGAGAACCCCGTGGTCCTACTAGCCGAGACTGAACCGGAATGGTACTCCCGGTTCTCGTCGTACGTGCACATGATTCGGGTTGTCGCCCATGTCCGACGTTTTATTTCCCTCTGTTGTCACCGCCCACAAGTCTTTGAGTGCTATCTCACGCGCGGTGAGCTCGATTTGGCGTTATGGTCAGTAGTCCGATTCTCCCAACAGTCCTTTTTCGGAAAACTTCACCACGAATTGAGTTGTTCGAAACCAATATCGACTCGGAATGTGGCCCGACTCCGACCTTTCCTTGACGATAATGGTATAATCCGTGTCGGTGGTCGTCTCTCCAACGCTGAGTTATCGATTGAACAACGACATCCAGTCCTATTGGCGAAGTCGTCTCATTTATCAATTCTTTTAGTACGTCATTGGCATGACCTTACCGGCCACAGTGGCCCCCGAGTCATGACGGCTCTTCTGGGACGTCAATATTGGATTATGTCACTGGGCACTCTGATCCGTACTGTCATCAGTCACTGTACCCGTTGCGTGAGATTGTCAGCCACTAATCCTCAACCGATCATGGCCGATTTGCCACGATCCCGCGTAACCGAATGTCGCCCTTTCTCCCGTGTAGGGATTGATTATGCGGGACCATTGCTGATGAAGGAGCATCGCCTCCGGAAGGCTCGTCAATACAAAGTATATGTGGCGGTTTTCGTATGCTTTGTAGTCAAGGCGGTACACCTCGAGGTCGTATCTGACCTGTCCACCGATGCCTTTATTGCTGCGTTAAATCGTTTTGTAGCTCGTCGCGGTCTTCCCGTCGACATTTACTCGGACTGTGGAACTAACTTCGTCGGAGCTGCAGCTCAACTAAAGGAATTGGTTAATCATCCTGACAACCAAGGTCGATTGTCTGCCACCATACAATCTGTTTGGCACTTCAACCCCCCTGGCGCACCGCATTTCGGCGGCCTGTGGGAAGCGGCAGTCAAGTCGGCAAAGTCCCTTCTCGTCCGTATCATGGGGGAGCATACGTTTACGCTGGAAGAATTCAATACCATATTGTGCCGTGTGGAGGCCATATTGAATTCTCGGCCGCTTGTCCCCGGTTCTACTGATCCAAACGAAGTAGACTATTTATCGCCGGGACATTTCCTCATAGGTCAACCGTTACTCGCAGTACCTGAAGAACCCATTTCGCCTTCTCAGCACTCACTGAGTAACCGCTGGAAGCTAATTAATCAGTGCGCCCAAGCTTTTTGGCGCCGCTGGAGGGACGAGTATCTGCAAACCTTGCAGACGAGAGGACGATGGACGGCTGATGCTCCCAATTTGGTGGTTGACGATATAGTCATTGTTAAGGATCCGCAGTCACCACCGTTAACCTGGCGTATGGCCCGTATACTAGAAACCGTGCCGGGTGCCGACGGTGTCGTGCGCGTAGTGCGCCTCCGG